AGCTTGGCAGAATGCGTAAAATACGTTGGGGCCCACGTACGGTAGACTTGGATATTTTGCTTTATAACGAGGAACACATCCAATTGGAGAATCTGATCATCCCGCATCTCCGTATGCAAGAGCGGGCATTCGTGCTTGTACCGCTTGTTGAGATTAATGAGGATGTAAAAAATCCTACAACAGGAAAACTTTATCGTGAAGAGTTAGCGATAAAGGATGATGGAGTGAACCTTTGGAAAAAGGTTGAACAAGTCGAGGAGTTTTTACAATAAGATTGAACGTTGAATGATCAAACTGCTCTATAATAGGGCAGTTTTTTCTATACAATAGAAAGAGATAACTGTTTGTCCTTTTGTTAGCCTTGGAATTTGTGTACAATAGTTGCAGACGACTGATCCTGGGAATAGGGACAGTCAAAGCATGAAGGAGTGAAAGGGAATGTCCAATATGGATGAAATGAATGATCAGCTTTTGGTGAGACGCCAGAAGATGAATGATATACGTGAAGATGGTTTGGATCCGTTCGGTCAGCGTTTTGAACGCACGCACCTGACAAGCGAGATACGCTCTACGTATGAGGAGCAGTCAAAAGAAGAGTTGGAAGAAAACGAGCATGAAGTAACCATTGCTGGTCGTATTATGACAAAGCGTGGAAAAGGTAAAGCTGGATTCGCTCACATTTCAGATCTCGGAGGTCAAATCCAGATTTACGTACGTCAAGACGCGATCGGTGAAGATGCTTACAAGCTGTTTACCTCTGCGGATCTTGGAGACATAGTCGGTGTTCAAGGTATTATTTTCAAAACAAAAGTAGGAGAACTTTCTATTAAAGCAACAAATTTTACATTCTTAACAAAAGCGTTGCGCCCATTGCCTGAGAAGTTCCATGGTCTACAAGACGTAGAACAACGCTATCGTCAGCGCTACCTAGATTTAATATCAACAGAAGGTAGCAAAGAAACATTCATTATGCGTAGTCGAATCATTCAATCGATGCGTCATTACTTGGATGGGCAAGGCTTCCTTGAAGTAGAAACACCTATGCTTCATTCAATAGCAGGGGGAGCAGCAGCCCGCCCGTTCGTTACACATCACAATACGCTTGATATGACAT
This window of the Sporosarcina ureae genome carries:
- the folK gene encoding 2-amino-4-hydroxy-6-hydroxymethyldihydropteridine diphosphokinase, whose protein sequence is MNSAYLSLGSNIGDRLEHLQQAAQLLNEHPSINVLQVSSVYETEPVGLTEQAKFLNIVVRLETALEATELLSACQSIENKLGRMRKIRWGPRTVDLDILLYNEEHIQLENLIIPHLRMQERAFVLVPLVEINEDVKNPTTGKLYREELAIKDDGVNLWKKVEQVEEFLQ